The Verrucomicrobiia bacterium genome contains a region encoding:
- a CDS encoding glycine zipper domain-containing protein, whose amino-acid sequence MKMWLASLTAALVLNSANAQLFSPESWNGALFGALLGGSVGGDRHCGWSGNGAAIGAGVGFVAGTLIGEANRERYYNAPYAYSRPVYGYAYSYGPAYGGYYSPGARPNYAVSGTLTGAAAGALIGEGTSGKPGQGAAIGAAAGLVLGSVAEHQARQRERVDVASYRPSVTVVAARPSVWQASPAPRYQIPDASRVPDAPTF is encoded by the coding sequence TCTCGTGCTCAACAGCGCGAACGCCCAACTATTTTCGCCCGAATCTTGGAATGGTGCGTTGTTCGGCGCGTTGCTGGGCGGATCCGTCGGCGGCGACCGTCACTGCGGTTGGTCCGGAAACGGCGCGGCGATTGGGGCCGGCGTCGGTTTTGTCGCGGGCACGCTCATCGGCGAGGCCAATCGTGAACGTTATTACAACGCACCTTACGCGTATTCCCGGCCGGTTTACGGTTATGCCTATTCCTACGGGCCGGCATACGGCGGCTATTATTCTCCGGGTGCGCGGCCCAATTACGCAGTCAGTGGCACGTTGACGGGGGCCGCCGCCGGCGCGCTCATCGGCGAAGGGACAAGCGGCAAACCCGGGCAAGGCGCCGCTATTGGCGCGGCTGCCGGCTTGGTGCTGGGCAGTGTGGCCGAGCATCAGGCTCGCCAACGCGAAAGAGTGGACGTTGCCAGCTATCGTCCGTCGGTGACCGTTGTTGCGGCCCGGCCCTCAGTGTGGCAGGCGTCGCCGGCACCGCGTTATCAAATCCCCGACGCGTCACGCGTGCCCGATGCGCCCACGTTCTGA
- a CDS encoding penicillin-binding protein activator LpoB, giving the protein MKTNTLTSLCSAVALTALAAGCASSGVKNPSGVPVTHLNADEQGFVAGTGVESQDLVAVTDKMARSILGIQQIANAPKPPTVVLDPVVNNTRFPINKEIFLTRIRTELNKKSLGKVVFLARDRMAALDKERNLKRTGDVTASANPQTQEFLGADYFLTGSLEGMSTRTAAGTSDYVLYDFQLIDARTSAIVWEDSAEMKKQGLEDAAYR; this is encoded by the coding sequence ATGAAAACAAACACTCTCACCTCCCTCTGTTCGGCGGTTGCTTTGACGGCACTGGCCGCCGGTTGCGCCTCCAGCGGCGTCAAAAACCCCTCCGGCGTGCCCGTCACTCACCTGAATGCTGATGAACAGGGCTTCGTGGCCGGGACCGGCGTCGAATCGCAGGATCTGGTAGCTGTGACGGATAAGATGGCCCGCAGCATTTTGGGCATTCAGCAGATTGCCAATGCGCCCAAGCCGCCCACCGTCGTGCTGGACCCGGTCGTCAACAACACGCGGTTCCCGATCAACAAGGAAATCTTCCTCACGCGCATCCGCACCGAACTGAACAAGAAGTCGCTGGGCAAGGTGGTGTTTCTGGCGCGCGACCGCATGGCGGCGCTCGACAAGGAGCGCAATTTGAAGCGCACCGGCGACGTGACGGCCAGCGCAAATCCGCAGACGCAGGAATTTCTCGGCGCGGATTATTTTCTGACCGGTTCACTGGAGGGCATGTCCACGCGGACGGCGGCCGGCACCAGCGATTACGTGCTCTACGACTTCCAACTGATTGACGCGCGCACCAGCGCCATTGTCTGGGAGGACTCCGCCGAGATGAAGAAGCAGGGGCTCGAAGACGCGGCGTATCGGTGA